Proteins from a genomic interval of Paenibacillus sp. FSL R5-0623:
- a CDS encoding helix-turn-helix transcriptional regulator, translating into MESVPTIRVHIEKFMREKNLKLQHFSDITGINVGTLSAILKGSRPMSMNQLNQITSVMGLEKGYFYESYGVESFIESSPHWRRLEPYLYECAELCKLDCIQQVITHVTDDRSYIEELFDVAESFFARGLKEAALILYECVADSEKYQHSERLALCQYRIFLLQKTLSKYDNLNAAVKFESYIDKLNEEVQLDAIKDLANVYNTIHLWDKVDAWARELERKAEFQLKIQSRRRKSNKRRLTAYPLFTYVAYANLLISSVYDARKEYENVLKYIEKYLEIVEVENPTQEDQQIIDLFLIWGEGNQYASQLMLGQENVINSYLDYIENNPSEILAGLINILQASNQYSFNIDYALDRFKDQINLFNTDMYIKGSYNDQMLNHVYQDFYYELANYQMKQRNYSLGMDALLMCLDLSSSSKDDLMCIKCLDLYGEYRSEAAETQIRKYKKLIEKLSLPTF; encoded by the coding sequence GTGGAATCGGTACCTACAATAAGAGTACATATTGAGAAATTCATGAGAGAAAAAAATCTCAAGTTGCAGCATTTTTCCGACATTACAGGAATTAATGTTGGGACTTTAAGTGCCATTCTTAAAGGTAGCAGACCGATGTCTATGAACCAACTGAATCAGATCACTTCTGTTATGGGGTTAGAGAAAGGGTATTTTTATGAGAGTTATGGGGTTGAATCCTTCATAGAATCTTCGCCCCACTGGAGACGTTTGGAGCCATATCTATATGAGTGTGCTGAGCTTTGTAAGCTGGATTGTATACAACAAGTCATCACTCATGTAACGGACGATCGATCATATATAGAAGAATTATTTGATGTAGCTGAAAGCTTTTTTGCTAGAGGATTAAAAGAAGCGGCACTCATTTTATATGAATGTGTGGCCGACAGTGAGAAGTATCAACACTCGGAGCGGTTGGCTCTTTGCCAGTACCGCATTTTCCTGCTTCAGAAAACACTGAGTAAATATGATAATCTCAATGCAGCAGTAAAGTTCGAATCGTATATTGATAAATTAAATGAAGAAGTGCAATTGGATGCAATTAAAGATTTGGCAAACGTATATAATACGATACATTTGTGGGACAAGGTTGATGCATGGGCAAGGGAACTGGAACGGAAAGCAGAATTCCAATTAAAAATTCAATCTCGTAGGCGAAAAAGTAATAAAAGAAGGCTAACAGCCTATCCTCTTTTTACATATGTAGCCTATGCAAACTTGTTAATATCAAGCGTTTATGATGCTCGTAAGGAATATGAAAATGTCCTAAAGTATATAGAAAAATACTTGGAAATAGTTGAGGTTGAGAATCCTACACAAGAGGATCAACAAATAATAGATTTGTTCCTAATATGGGGAGAAGGAAATCAATATGCTTCCCAATTAATGCTTGGTCAAGAAAATGTAATCAATTCTTATTTGGATTATATCGAAAACAACCCGTCAGAAATATTAGCTGGACTCATTAATATTTTGCAAGCATCTAACCAGTATTCTTTTAACATTGACTATGCTTTAGACAGATTTAAAGATCAGATCAATTTGTTTAATACTGACATGTATATTAAAGGTAGTTATAACGATCAAATGTTAAACCACGTATATCAAGATTTTTACTATGAATTGGCAAATTATCAAATGAAACAACGTAATTATTCACTTGGAATGGATGCCTTACTTATGTGTTTAGATCTCTCTTCTTCAAGTAAAGATGACCTGATGTGCATTAAATGTTTAGATTTGTATGGGGAGTATAGGAGTGAAGCCGCCGAAACACAGATCAGAAAGTACAAAAAATTAATAGAAAAGTTAAGTTTACCGACTTTTTAA
- a CDS encoding aspartyl-phosphate phosphatase Spo0E family protein produces MRELSNLKDQIEQGRQELSRLVNQYEISNIKVIEQSMALDELINEYNRVTLGVNVKRCKVL; encoded by the coding sequence ATGAGAGAACTGAGTAACTTGAAAGACCAAATCGAGCAAGGTCGGCAAGAGTTGAGTCGCTTGGTAAATCAATATGAAATCTCAAATATAAAAGTGATTGAACAGTCTATGGCACTGGATGAGCTAATTAATGAATATAATCGAGTTACTTTAGGAGTGAACGTAAAGAGGTGTAAAGTATTGTGA
- a CDS encoding aspartyl-phosphate phosphatase Spo0E family protein, producing MSEPVQITDKIERNRQELSRLAENHGMQDNKVLRQSMVLDELINEYNRFKYKSHLRNRQPIA from the coding sequence GTGAGTGAACCGGTACAGATCACAGATAAAATCGAACGGAACCGGCAAGAGTTGAGTCGTTTGGCGGAGAATCATGGCATGCAGGACAACAAAGTCCTCCGACAGTCCATGGTACTGGACGAGCTTATTAATGAATATAATCGATTCAAATATAAAAGCCATCTCAGGAACAGACAACCGATTGCATAA